In Nonomuraea muscovyensis, one genomic interval encodes:
- a CDS encoding MerR family transcriptional regulator → MEETPLDIGEVARRSGLAPSALRFYERKGLIAPVARNGLRRAYLPDTLDRLALITCARDAGFALAEIGRFLAAGPGDTELRARMAVKEREVDELVSRLTRLRDSLRHALVCDHDPFVECSEFKRAVRRVSVPE, encoded by the coding sequence GTGGAGGAGACGCCGCTCGACATCGGCGAGGTGGCGCGCAGGTCCGGCCTGGCGCCCTCGGCGCTGCGGTTCTACGAGCGCAAGGGCCTCATCGCGCCGGTCGCGCGCAACGGCCTGCGCCGCGCCTACCTGCCTGACACGCTCGACCGGCTGGCACTGATCACCTGTGCGCGCGACGCCGGGTTCGCGCTGGCCGAGATCGGCCGGTTCCTGGCCGCCGGGCCGGGCGACACGGAGCTGCGCGCCCGGATGGCGGTCAAGGAACGCGAGGTGGACGAGCTGGTGTCGCGGCTCACCCGGCTGCGCGACAGCCTCCGGCACGCCCTGGTGTGTGACCACGACCCGTTCGTCGAGTGCTCCGAGTTCAAGCGGGCCGTGCGGCGGGTGAGCGTGCCGGAGTGA
- a CDS encoding MBL fold metallo-hydrolase: MKIHHLNVGSMREIDSTTGLPSARAVCHALLIETPSSGLVLVEAGLGLDDVTRPADLLEAEWVDLVDPALRPAETAVRQLAALGHDPADVRHVVLTHLDVDHSGGLPDFPGARVHVMAAELEAALAEAPSRRYRPGHWAHGPHWVTYGEGPGETWFGMEGAQPLHGLPDLLLVPLGGHTAGHAGVAVREGDRWLLHAGDAYFYHRELDLDPVSHPLMDIVQVDSQVDAELRIANQARLRTLAHTHGVSVFSAHDPWELERY; this comes from the coding sequence ATGAAGATTCATCACCTCAACGTCGGGTCGATGCGCGAGATCGACTCCACCACCGGCCTGCCCTCCGCCCGGGCGGTCTGCCATGCCCTGCTCATCGAGACGCCCTCCTCCGGACTCGTCCTGGTGGAGGCCGGTCTCGGCCTGGACGACGTGACCCGGCCGGCCGACCTGCTCGAAGCCGAATGGGTGGACCTGGTGGACCCGGCGCTGCGACCGGCCGAGACGGCCGTGCGGCAGCTCGCCGCACTCGGCCACGACCCCGCGGACGTGCGCCACGTCGTGCTCACGCACCTGGACGTCGACCACAGCGGCGGCCTGCCCGACTTCCCCGGCGCGCGGGTGCACGTCATGGCGGCCGAGCTGGAGGCGGCCCTGGCCGAGGCGCCGAGCCGCCGCTACCGGCCGGGCCACTGGGCGCACGGCCCGCACTGGGTCACCTACGGCGAGGGCCCCGGCGAGACCTGGTTCGGCATGGAGGGCGCACAGCCGCTGCACGGCCTGCCGGACCTGCTCCTGGTGCCGCTCGGCGGGCACACCGCGGGGCACGCCGGTGTGGCGGTCAGAGAGGGAGACCGCTGGCTGCTGCACGCCGGCGACGCGTACTTCTACCACCGCGAGCTGGATCTGGACCCGGTCTCGCACCCGCTCATGGACATCGTCCAGGTGGACTCGCAGGTGGACGCGGAGCTGCGGATCGCCAACCAGGCCAGGCTGCGGACCCTGGCCCACACGCACGGGGTGTCGGTGTTCTCCGCGCACGACCCCTGGGAGCTGGAGCGCTACTGA